The Henckelia pumila isolate YLH828 chromosome 2, ASM3356847v2, whole genome shotgun sequence genome includes a window with the following:
- the LOC140878174 gene encoding uncharacterized protein, with amino-acid sequence MSTRNSLSAILEQNKLTGTNYQDWLRNLKIVLNSERIAYVLEKKPPNEAAPNISETELAKLEKWWDHDLQAKSYILASMSNELQRRFEDAANAADIHFHLKELYGVQTRSERHATVKELMTTRETS; translated from the coding sequence atgTCGACACGCAATTCACTTTCTGCTATTCTTGAACAAAACAAGCTAACCGGAACTAATTATCAAGACTGGCTAAGAAatctaaagattgttctaaactctgaGAGGATTGCGTATGTGCTTGAAAAGAAGCCACCGAATGAAGCAGCTCCTAACATCAGTGAGactgagttagccaagcttgagaagtggtgggaccatgatctccAAGCTAAGAGCTACATCCTGGCTTCTATGTCGAATGAACTGCAAAGGCGGTTCGAGGATGCtgcgaatgctgctgacattcactttCATCTGAAAGAGTTATACGGTGTTCAAACTCGATCAGAAAGACACGCAACTGTGAAAGAACTCATGACTACACGTGAAACATCCTAG